A genomic window from Nomascus leucogenys isolate Asia chromosome 10, Asia_NLE_v1, whole genome shotgun sequence includes:
- the SLC35E3 gene encoding solute carrier family 35 member E3 yields MASLVDRVRGHGRIAAGLLFNLLVSICIVFLNKWIYVHHGFPNMSLTLVHFVVTWLGLYICQKLDIFAPKSLPPSRLLLLALSFCGFVVFTNLSLQNNTIGTYQLAKAMTTPVIIAIQTFCYQKTFSTRIQLTLIPITLGVILNSYYDVKFNFLGMVFAALGVLVTSLYQVWVGAKQHELQVNSMQLLYYQAPMSSAMLLVAVPFFEPVFGEGGIFGPWSVSALLMVLLSGVIAFMVNLSIYWIIGNTSPVTYNMFGHFKFCITLFGGYVLFKDPLSINQALGILCTLFGILAYTHFKLSEQEGSKSKLAQRP; encoded by the exons ATGGCATCGCTGGTGGACCGAGTGCGGGGCCACGGGCGAATCGCCGCAGGGCTCCTGTTCAACCTGCTGGTGTCCATCTGCATTGTGTTCCTCAACAAATGGATTTATGTGCACCACGGCTTCCCCAACATGAGCCTGACCCTGGTGCACTTCGTGGTCACCTGGCTGGGCTTGTATATCTGCCAGAAGCTGGACATCTTTGCCCCCAAAAGTCTGCCGCCCTCCAGGCTCCTCCTCCTGGCGCTCAGCTTCTGTGGCTTTGTGGTCTTCACTAACCTTTCTCTGCAGAACAACACCATAGGCACCTATCAGCTGGCCAAGGCCATGACCACGCCGGTGATCATAGCCATCCAGACCTTCTGCTACCAGAAAACCTTCTCCACCAGAATCCAGCTCACGCTG ATTCCTATAACTTTAGGTGTAATCCTAAATTCTTATTACGATGTGAAGTTTAATTTCCTTGGAATGGTGTTTGCTGCTCTTGGTGTTTTAGTTACGTCCCTTTATCAAGtg TGGGTAGGAGCCAAACAGCATGAATTACAAGTGAACTCAATGCAGCTGCTGTACTACCAGGCTCCGATGTCATCTGCCATGTTGCTGGTCGCTGTGCCCTTCTTTGAGCCAGTGTTTGGAGAAGGAGGAATATTTGGTCCTTGGTCAGTTTCTGCTTTG CTTATGGTGCTGCTATCTGGAGTAATAGCTTTCATGGTGAACTTGTCAATTTATTGGATCATTGGGAACACTTCACCTGTCAC CTATAACATGTTCGGACACTTCAAGTTCTGCATTACTTTATTTGGAGGATACGTTTTATTTAAGGATCCACTGTCCATTAATCAGGCCCTTGgcattttatgtacattatttggCATTCTTGCCTATACCCACTTTAAGCTCAGTGAACAGGAAGGAAGTAAGAGTAAACTGGCACAACGTCCTTAA